One Labilithrix sp. DNA window includes the following coding sequences:
- a CDS encoding Uma2 family endonuclease, translating into MSQSGQVATLVFAVTRPAVGWELYEGTMPETELHSQAITLLEALLKYWARRWGARIVTRLPIRWVEEDARIGVDPDVAVLLPPPPVEEGALESVFTWLPGHEPPLLAIEVVSKSNAHKDYSIAPAKYAASGTQELWVFDPLLCGPKQVDGPYRLQIWRRNGSSFERIYAGTGPARSPALDAWVVATDDGRKLRVTSDAAATDFWLTEEEAAVAQKNAALAQKDAALARVAELEAELARRGG; encoded by the coding sequence ATGTCTCAATCCGGACAAGTCGCGACGCTCGTCTTTGCCGTCACACGTCCGGCCGTGGGGTGGGAGCTCTACGAGGGGACGATGCCAGAGACCGAGCTACATTCGCAGGCGATTACGCTGCTGGAGGCGCTCCTGAAGTACTGGGCGCGGCGTTGGGGGGCGCGCATCGTGACTCGGCTCCCGATCCGCTGGGTCGAGGAGGACGCGCGCATCGGGGTTGATCCCGACGTCGCCGTTCTCCTTCCGCCGCCGCCGGTGGAGGAGGGCGCGCTCGAGAGCGTCTTCACCTGGCTCCCGGGCCACGAGCCGCCGCTGCTCGCGATCGAGGTCGTGAGCAAGTCGAACGCGCACAAGGACTACTCGATCGCGCCGGCGAAGTACGCCGCGAGCGGGACGCAGGAGCTCTGGGTCTTCGACCCGCTGCTCTGCGGACCGAAGCAGGTCGACGGGCCGTATCGCCTCCAGATCTGGCGCCGCAACGGGAGCAGCTTCGAGCGCATCTACGCGGGGACCGGGCCCGCGCGTTCTCCCGCGCTCGACGCGTGGGTCGTCGCCACCGACGACGGCCGAAAGCTCCGCGTCACCAGCGACGCCGCCGCGACCGACTTCTGGCTCACGGAGGAAGAAGCCGCCGTCGCACAGAAGAACGCCGCGCTCGCGCAAAAGGACGCCGCGCTCGCGCGCGTCGCGGAGCTCGAGGCCGAGCTCGCCCGCCGCGGCGGTTAG